One window of Doryrhamphus excisus isolate RoL2022-K1 chromosome 13, RoL_Dexc_1.0, whole genome shotgun sequence genomic DNA carries:
- the myo10l1 gene encoding unconventional myosin-X isoform X4, whose product MEAFFTEGARVWVREKEQLVPATVNSCGDGTLVVTTDYGEVLYLQQAEVTRERVYAMHQSSIDGVEDMSSLAELHEAAIMHNLYQRYQKDHIYTNIGSILAAVNPYKQISGLYDPERVELYSKHQLGELPPHIFAIANECYRCIWKRHDSQCVLISGESGAGKTESTKLLLQFLSVMSQNSAGTPPSERTTRVEQAIVQSSPIMEAFGNAKTVYNNNSSRFGKFIQLHFSESGNIQGGCVIDYLLEKNRVVRQNPGERNYHIFYALLAGANKEHKSLYFLEDPAESFHYLSQSGCLKDKSLNDKELFNSVMEALKVLEFSEEEIRDMFKLLSGVLQLGNIEFMTAGGAQITTKQVVTNASELLGLDAFQLSEVLTQRSIILRGEEICSPLTIEQAVDSRDSVAMALYSQCFSWIILKINQKIKGKENFKSIGILDIFGFENFEVNRFEQFNINYANEKLQEYFNKHIFSLEQLEYNREGVQWDAIDWMDNAECLDLIEKKLGLLALVNEESRFPKGTDFTLLEKLHSRHSTNPYYVKPRLADHQFGIKHYAGEVLYDVKGILEKNRDTFRDDILTMLKDSRLDFIYDLFEKVGSRNNEEKMGTARRKPTVSSQFRDSLHALMATLSASNPFFIRCIKPNMEKNPNIFDPEVVLNQLRYSGMLETVKIRRAGFPVRRTFKDFFMRYKIVSNEKVASAGDDKKRSTDLLIRYDKTKKEWQLGKTKVFMKESLEQRLEKDRDEVRRQAAMIIRAHLLTFSAKKHFKRVRASTVTLQKHLRRHIQRRRFVKQRKAALVLQTHRRGQVARTRVRKLREEKRKKEEEERKKDKDEKEGMKTEGDMKQEDDEEEGAKSKNKSSEDEARQMEEILQLEREIERLQKKREDEVSQLCESSKQELQLRRDAELKRMKKEASRKATSLVDLLNFSVADPGLVDATAKPKVEPKGAKAANAVPAGAAKDEEVDEGFHAEEECIPLPDFPPPAETDTPMDQAIFTHLPPPPPAFAEGMVPPEPPTAPPLSAAATSVPPPPPPLPPTGDDAATAPERKVSMVDSLVDGEEPIYSMPADTESDYDQEEEEGSVTAGDDSSVSGSNRGSAAVTDEEHPRKSTCTNASMESYRGSSDSYAGSDDEHDGMMDTDEEVTNGRVTVFNGNGPPYFHGYLYMKAGLMIPWRRRWCVLKDETFMWFRSKQESLKSGWLYKKGGGLSTLSRRNWKMRWFVLRDSKLMYYDNDSEEKLKGTIDIRAAKEIVDNHEKENALNIVTDERTYQVFAESPEDASGWFNVLSKVRVCTPEQLLEMSHEQANPKNAVGTLDVGLIDSVCASDNPDRPNSFVIITANRVIHCNSDTPEEMHHWISLLQKPKGDARIDGQEFLVRGWLQKEVKTNAKSTSLKLKKRWFVLTQSSLDYYKSAERNSSKMGTLVLNSLCSIIQPDERVHRETGYWNIIVYGRKHSYRLYTKMLNEAMRWTAAIQGVIDSKTPIETPTLQLIRDIKENSVNPEIVEQMYRRNPILRYTQHPLHSPLLPLPYGEVTSLQRQQGYASLQDEAVRVFNSLQEMETLADTVPIIQGILQTCQDLRPLRDEVYCQVIKQTNHVPQPNSPANRAHWHLLTCMSCTFLPSRAILRYLRFHLKRVRERYLATEIERYATFIGESLKKTKTREFVPSQEEIAALLVRQEMSTTVYCHGGGSCKISINSHTTAGEVVDKLIRGLAMEDSKNLFSLFEHNAVTDRALESRVIVADVLAKFERLAGSEEEEEEGEWKLYFKLYCFLDVESMHKEGVEFAFMFEQAHESLISGHFPASEETLQHLAALRLQYLHGDGAGRAGWSLGSVYPIGRLRSRIIHSTKPGVGSAGGAGGAGAADGKAMAGGPSAVLGPGVEKRKTPSFLDGTLRRSFKTGSLKKQKVEEEQMLEMWVKEETSATRTSVLEKWTRLQGMAQHQAMLKYMSIIKEWPGYGSTLFDVECKEGGFPHDLWLGVSADNLSVYKRGEPKPLETFQYEHITFFGASQLCTYKIIVDEREMFFETPLVGEITKIMRAYINMMVKKRCSIMSVTSVASSWVR is encoded by the exons GTGCTGTACCTGCAGCAGGCTGAGGTCACCAGGGAGCGTGTGTATGCCATGCACCAGTCCAGCATTGACGGCGTGGAGGACATGTCGTCGCTGGCCGAGCTGCACGAGGCGGCCATCATGCACAACCTGTACCAGCGCTACCAGAAAGATCACATTTAC ACAAATATCGGTAGCATCCTGGCTGCCGTCAACCCCTACAAACAGATCTCAGGTCTGTATGACCCGGAAAGGGTGGAATTGTACTCCAAGCACCAGCTGGGGGAGCTCCCACCTCACATCTTTGCCATCGCCAACGAATGCTACCGCTGCATCTGGAAACGCCATGACAGCCAGTGTGTCCTCATCAG tggtGAGTCTGGAGCCGGGAAGACAGAAAGCACCAAACTGTTGCTCCAGTTCCTGTCGGTGATGAGCCAAAACTCTGCCGGGACGCCGCCATCAGAGAGAACCACACGAGTAGAGCAGGCCATTGTGCAGAGCAG TCCTATCATGGAAGCCTTCGGGAATGCCAAGACTGTTTACAACAACAACTCGAGTCGCTTTGGGAAATTCATCCAGCTTCACTTCTCTGAGAGCGGCAACATCCAAGGAGGCTGCGTCATCGATT ATTTACTAGAAAAG AATCGAGTGGTGCGACAGAACCCCGGAGAACGCAACTACCACATCTTCTACGCGCTCTTGGCGGGAGCTAACAAAGAGCATAAAA GTCTCTACTTCCTGGAGGATCCGGCCGAGTCTTTCCATTACCTCAGCCAGTCAGGTTGTCTCAAGGACAAGAGTCTGAACGACAAAGAGCTGTTTAACAGCGTTATG GAGGCGCTGAAGGTTCTGGAGTTCAGCGAGGAGGAGATCAGAGACATGTTCAAGCTCCTGTCCGGTGTCCTTCAGCTTGGCAACATCGAGTTCATGACAGCAGGAGGAGCCCAGATCACCACCAAGCAAG TGGTGACCAATGCTAGTGAGCTTCTGGGCCTCGATGCCTTCCAGCTCTCCGAAGTGCTGACTCAGCGCTCCATCATCCTCAGAGGGGAGGAGATTTGCTCCCCGCTCACTATCGAGCAG GCAGTGGATTCCCGGGATTCGGTCGCAATGGCGTTATATTCCCAATGTTTCTCCTGGATCATTCTTAAGATCAACCAGAAGATTAAAGGGAAGGAAAACTTTAAGTCTATTGGTATCCTGGACATCTTTGGCTTTGAGAACTTTGAG GTAAATCGCTTCGAGCAGTTCAACATCAACTATGCCAACGAGAAGCTCCAGGAGTACTTCAACAAGCACATCTTCTCCTTGGAGCAGCTTGAGTACAACAG GGAGGGTGTTCAGTGGGACGCCATCGACTGGATGGATAACGCAGAGTGTCTCGATCTCATAGAGAAG AAACTGGGTCTGTTGGCTCTTGTGAATGAAGAGAGTCGCTTCCCCAAAGGAACAGACTTCACTCTCCTGGAGAAGTTACACAGCAGACATTCC ACCAATCCATACTATGTCAAACCCAGACTGGCTGACCATCAGTTTGGTATCAAACATTATGCCGGAGAG GTCCTGTACGACGTCAAAGGGATTTTGGAGAAGAACAGAGACACTTTCAGAGATGATATCCTAACCATGCTTAAAGACAGCAG ACTGGACTTCATCTATGACCTGTTTGAGAAGGTGGGCAGCAGGAACAACGAGGAGAAGATGGGAACGGCCAGACGCAAGCCGACCGTCAGCTCCCAGTTTCGA GACTCCCTCCATGCGCTCATGGCCACTCTGAGTGCATCCAATCCCTTCTTTATCCGCTGCATTAAGCCCAACATGGAAAAG AATCCTAACATATTTGACCCGGAGGTCGTCCTCAATCAGCTGAGGTACTCTGGAATGTTGGAGACAGTAAAGATTCGTCGTGCCGGGTTTCCTGTGCGGAGAACTTTTAAAGACTTCTTCATGCG GTACAAGATCGTTTCCAACGAGAAAGTTGCTTCAGCGGGAGACGACAAGAAGAGAAGCACAGATCTTCTAATCCGATATGACAAGACCAAGAAAGAGTGGCAGCTGGGGAAGACCAAA GTGTTTATGAAGGAGTCTCTGGAGCAACGTCTGGAGAAAGACCGTGACGAAGTGCGACGGCAGGCCGCCATGATCATACGAGCTCACCTGCTCACTTTCTCAGCCAA GAAACACTTCAAGCGAGTACGTGCCAGCACCGTCACCCTCCAGAAGCACCTTCGCAGGCACATCCAGCGCAGGCGCTTCGTCAAGCAACGCAAAGCGGCCTTGGTGTTGCAGACGCATCGGAGAGGTCAGGTGGCCAGGACTCGAGTCAGGAAGCTTCgagaggaaaagaggaagaaggaagaggaggagaggaagaaggaTAAGGATGAGAAAGAAGGGATGAAGACAGAGGGTGACATGAAGCaggaggatgatgaggaggaagGTGCCAAAAGCAAGAATAAATCCTCTGAG GATGAGGCGCGTCAGATGGAGGAGATCCTGCAGCTGGAGCGCGAGATCGAACGCCTGCAGAAGAAGCGAGAAGATGAGGTGTCACAGCTGTGTGAATCATCCAAGCAGGAGCTTCAGCTCCGACGCGATGCCGAGCTTAAGCGCATGAAAAAGGAGGCGTCCCGCAAGGCCACAAGCCTCGTTGACCTCCTCAACTTCAGCGTGGCGGACCCAGGCCTAGTGGATGCAACGGCGAAGCCCAAAGTAGAACCGAAAGGTGCTAAGGCTGCCAATGCCGTGCCAGCTGGTGCGGCGAAAGATGAGGAGGTGGACGAGGGTTTCCACGCCGAGGAGGAGTGCATCCCACTTCCTGACTTTCCTCCCCCGGCAGAGACAGACACACCCATGGATCAGGCCATCTTTACTCacctcccaccacctccacctgcGTTCGCTGAAGGCATGGTACCTCCAGAACCTCCAACGGCACCTCCGCTTTCTGCCGCCGCCACTTCAGtcccacctcctccaccaccttTACCGCCAACAGGCGATGACGCCGCCACCGCCCCAGAGAGGAAAGTGAGCATGGTGGACAGTCTGGTGGACGGCGAGGAGCCCATCTATAGCATGCCCGCCGACACAGAGTCCGACTAtgaccaggaggaggaggaaggctcGGTCACGGCCGGGGATGACAGCTCCGTGTCGGGGAGCAACCGTGGCAGCGCCGCCGTCACGGACGAGGAGCACCCACGCAAGTCCACCTGCACCAACGCCAGCATGGAGTCCTACAGAGGCAGCTCTGACTCT TATGCAGGCAGCGATGACGAGCACGACGGTATGATGGACACGGACGAGGAAGTGACAAACGGACGCGTGACCGTGTTTAACGGAAACGGGCCGCCATATTTCCACGGCTACCTATACATGAAGG CTGGTCTGATGATCCCCTGGCGGCGGCGCTGGTGCGTTCTAAAAGACGAGACCTTCATGTGGTTCCGCTCCAAACAAGAGTCCCTCAAGTCGGGCTGGCTCTACAAGAAAGGAGGAGGCCTGTCCACCCTCTCACGCAG AAATTGGAAGATGCGCTGGTTTGTACTGAGGGACAGCAAGCTAATGTACTACGACAACGACAGCGAGGAGAAGCTGAAGGGAACCATCGACATCCGAGCCGCAAA AGAGATTGTCGACAACCACGAGAAGGAGAATGCTCTGAACATCGTGACGGACGAGAGGACCTACCAGGTGTTTGCAGAGTCACCAGAGGACGCCAG TGGGTGGTTTAACGTGCTCAGTAAAGTGCGGGTGTGCACACCGGAGCAGCTGCTGGAGATGTCCCATGAACAAGCCAATCCCAAGAACGCAGTG GGGACGCTTGACGTGGGCCTGATTGACTCCGTCTGCGCATCTGACAATCCTGATCG GCCCAACTCCTTTGTGATCATCACGGCCAACCGTGTGATCCACTGCAACAGCGACACGCCCGAGGAGATGCACCACTGGATCAGTCTGCTGCAGAAACCCAAAGGAGATGCCCGGATTGATGGCCAGGAGTTCCTCGTTCGAG GTTGGCtccaaaaggaggtgaagacCAACGCCAAGAGCACCTCCCTGAAGCTGAAGAAGCGCTGGTTCGTCCTCACTCAGAGCTCCCTGGATTATTACAAGAGCGCTGAGCGCAACTCGTCCAAAATGGGAACGCTGGTCCTGAACTCGCTATGCTCCATTATCCAGCCTGACGAGAGAGTGCACAGGGAGACAG GATACTGGAACATCATAGTCTACGGAAGGAAACATTCCTACCGCCTCTACACCAAAATGCTGAATGAGGCCATGAGATGGACGGCCGCCATACAAGGCGTCATCGACAGCAAGACCCCCATTGAGACCCCGACTCTACAGCTCATCAGAGACATCAAG GAGAACAGCGTCAATCCAGAAATAGTGGAGCAGATGTACAGGAGGAACCCCATCCTCAGATACACGCAGCATCCTCTGCATTCGCCACTGCTGCCACTACCGTACGGCGAGGTCACCAGCC TGCAAAGGCAGCAAGGCTACGCCAGCCTGCAGGACGAAGCAGTGAGGGTCTTCAACTCGCTGCAGGAAATGGAGACACTGGCCGACACGGTGCCCATCATCCAGGGCATCCTGCAAACCTGCCAGGATCTGCGCCCTCTCAGGGATGAG gtttattgccaggtgaTCAAGCAGACCAATCATGTGCCTCAGCCCAACAGCCCAGCCAATCGGGCACACTGGCATCTCCTCACCTGCATGAGCTGCACCTTCCTCCCCAGTCGCGCCATCCTCAGATATCTGCGCTTCCATCTCAAGAG GGTGCGTGAGCGTTACCTCGCCACTGAGATCGAGCGCTACGCCACTTTCATCGGCGAATCCCTGAAGAAGACCAAGACTCGGGAGTTTGTGCCCTCACAGGAGGAGATTGCAGCCCTGCTGGTGAGACAGGAGATGAGCACCACTGTTTACTGTCACGGGGGAGGGTCCTGCAAGATCTCCATCAACTCCCACACTACAGCAGGAGAG GTTGTAGATAAGTTGATCCGAGGTTTGGCCATGGAGGACAGCAAGAACCTTTTTTCGCTTTTTGAGCACAATGCTGTCACGGATCGCGCGCTGGAGAGCAGAGTCATCGTGGCAGATGTTTTGGCCAAGTTTGAAAG gCTTGCCGGtagtgaggaagaggaggaagagggagaATGGAAGCTTTACTTTAAGCTCTACTGTTTCCTGGATGTGGAGAGCATGCACAAAGAAGGAGTGGAGTTTGCCTTCATGTTTGAGCAG GCCCACGAGTCTCTCATCAGCGGACACTTCCCGGCATCTGAGGAGACTCTACAGCACCTGGCTGCGTTACGTCTCCAGTACCTCCACGGTGACGGGGCGGGTCGGGCTGGCTGGAGCCTGGGGAGCGTCTATCCCATTGGACGTCTTCGCAGTCGCATCATACACTCCACCAAACCCGGCGTGGGGTcagctggtggagctggaggagcagGAGCGGCAGATGGAAAAGCGATGGCGGGGGGGCCGAGCGCTGTCCTCGGCCCTGGGGTAGAGAAAAGGAAGACGCCCAGCTTCCTGGATGGCACCCTGAGAAGGAGCTTCAAGACGGGGTCGCTGAAGAAGCAGAAG gtggaggaggagcagatgCTGGAGATGTGGGTGAAGGAGGAAACGTCGGCCACTCGCACCAGCGTCCTGGAGAAGTGGACGCGCTTGCAGGGCATGGCACAGCACCAGGCCATGCTCAAGTACATGAGCATCATCAAGGAGTGGCCCGGTTATGGATCCACCCTCTTTGATGTGGAG tGTAAAGAAGGCGGCTTCCCTCATGACTTGTGGCTTGGCGTGAGCGCTGACAACTTGTCCGTTTACAAGCGAGGTGAACCCAAACCTCTGGAGACCTTCCAGTACGAACACATCACCTTCTTTGGAGCGTCGCAGCTCTGCACCTACAAGATCATTGTGGACGAAAGGGAGATGTTCTTTGAGACTCCTCTG GTTGGCGAGATCACCAAGATCATGAGGGCGTACATTAACATGATGGTGAAGAAACGCTGCAGCATCATGTCAGTCACCAGCGTTGCCAGCTCGTGGGTCAGGTGA